TTCGCAGGCGCATTGCATACGCGGCAGTGCGCTGCTCGAAAAAGTCGGTATCTACCGCAGCTACGCCTCTGCGATTTTTTACCATCACACCCACTGGGACGAACTGCCGCCGACGCTCGATCGGCTCACCATGGAAAACGCCAACCTGATCTACCTCGTCGACCGGGTCGATGCACTGCGCGTCCAGATCGGCGACGCCGATGCGCATCAGCGCGCACGGATCGGCGAGATAATCCGCAAATATGCCGGGAAAATGTTTTCGCCCGAGCTCGTCGACGCCTACACGTTCTGCGCGCAAGCCGATTCGTTCTGGTTCTACCTGGAGAGCGAAGCGCTCGGCGGGTATCTGCACGAATGGCTCGAAAACGGGACGCCCGAAGAGGTGCCTTTCGAGTCGATCAAAGCGATCGCGATGCTGTTTGCCGACGTCGTCGATGCCAAAAGCACGTTTACGACCGAACACTCCTACGGCGTCGCGTCGCTGGGACGCTACATCGCCGAAGGACTCGCTCTGGGCCGGGAAGTCGAGGAGAAGGTCGAGCTGGCCGCGCTGCTGCACGATCTGGGAAAACTGAGGGTGGCCGACGCGATTTTAAACAAGCAAGGTCCCCTGAACGAGGACGAGCGGCTTAAAATGAACCGTCACGGTTTCGATTCGCACATGATCCTGCGAAAAATCAAGGGGATGAACGACATCGCCCGGATCGCCTCACTCCATCACGAGTATCTCAACGCAAGCGGATATCCCTATCATCTTTCCGCAGATCAAATTCCGCTCGAAGCGCGGGTGCTGGCTGTTGCCGATATTTTTCAGGCGCTGATCCAGGACCGTCCCTATCGCAGCGGGCTCGATGCCCGCTCGGCACTTGAAATTTTGCGGCAGATGGTGCTGGAGGGGAGACTCGATTCCCGAATCGTGGCGTTCGTCGAAGCCGATCTGCAACGGTGCCATGAACACGCGAAAAAAAAGATCGAACTCTGAAAAAGGGCGCTAGTCGATAAAGCGGAGGCTGCAAAGGTCGTTGCGCGGCAGGGTGGCGATGAACGAAGAGCCTTTGGGCCCGACCGCCAGTTCGAGCGATCCCTTGAATTCTTGTTCGATGATGAGGCGTGCGACGTGCAGGCCGATACCGAAACCCTCTTCTTTGTTTTTCGTCGAAAAGTCGGGTTGGAAGATTTGTTCGCGGAGCGGCTCGGGGACCCCTCCCGCTTCGTCCCGGACGCTCAGATAGATGTGGCTTTGGTCTGAACGCGTCTCGAGGCTGATGAAGCGTCTTCCGGTGGTTCTGGAACCGGTGTAGGCGTCTTTGGCGTTGGCGACGAGGTTGATCAGGACCTCTTCGAGATCGGTCTGGTATCCGTAAATCTGGGCGTCTTGCGCCGGATGGGGGATTAGCAGCTCGATATCGTGCTGTTTGAGCTGTTCGCTCCACAGCGAGGCGATTCGCTCGAACAGTTCGCGGATCGAAAAAAGTTCTTTGGCGCGATGGACTTTCCCCAGGCTAAGGACGCTTTTGAGGATGTCCGACATCCGTTGCGCCTGATCCGAAACGATCTGCGCGCTTTTGGCGACGGATACGGATTTGATATTCTCTTCGATCCCCGTCTGGATCATCAGGTTGATCGCTTCCATGCTGATCAGATTGATCGGCTGGCGCCACTGGTGGGCGACCATCCCCAGCGAATCGACCAGACCCGAACGGCGTGAGCGCATTTTGAGGGCGTTCGTGTAGCGTTTATTCCCCCAGAGCGAGAGGAACAGTTTTTCGAGTTCGCCCATCACCGCATCGTATCGGAGGGTGAAGTGATCGGGGGTGAAACGGACCGTGTGGGTCAGCACGGCAAGCGGCCAGAACGCCTCTTCGTCCTCGTCGGGGGTGATGAGGCAGACGCTAAAGGCTCCATGACGCGCTTTGAGGGAACGGACGACGTTGAGGAGCGCGGCGTCGATACGCGGCGTTTCGACGATGAGCCCCACCGCATCCTCGGTGCTCATCGAGAGTTCCTCGAGCGTCAGGTCGACGATGCGAAACGCCGCGAGCATCGACGGCGTGGGGACGAACAGCGCGGAGTGGGTCTGAAGGCGCAGAAGGGCGGGTTTGCTGTCATTCATGGGGCACCTCGAACGGATCGCCTACGGCGTATCCCTGGATGTAGTCGATCCGGGCCGCATTAAGCAAGGCGATGTGGGCCGGATCGGAAATGTTTTTGGCGATCGCTTTGGACCCTACCAGATGGACGATTTCGACCATGCTGGCGATAATGTGTCCGATCCCCTCGTCGTGTGCGAGTTTTTCGGTCACTTTAGGGTGGAAGTTCATGTAGTCGGGTTTGAGCGAGAGGAGCAGGGGAAGGTCGAATTCACCCGCGCCGAAATGGTTGAGGATGATTTTATACCCTTCCCGCTGTAACTCGGAGACGGTGGAAGCGGGCGTTTCGTCGTAGAGGGTTTCGATCCCGTTGATGAGCTGAAACGCGATGTTGGCGGGAGCGATCCCGAAACGTTCGGTCCAAAAGCGGATGTAGGCGACGAGCCCTTCGTCGCTCAGGTCGTTCGACGAGAGGTTGATGACGACGAGCGAGCCCTGATCCAGCGATGGGTAAAGTTGCAGGGTGTTGCGGATCATGGAACGGGTGATCATCACCATCTGCCCCATGCTGATCGCGAGGTTCAAAAACGTATCCGGGCCGTAAAGCTGACCGTCTTTTCGGATGCGGATAAGGCTTTGGTACATTGCCGGTTGGAGGGTGCGGGCATCGACGATGGGCTGGAAAAGGGGGACGATGTCCTCGTGGACGAGGGCATTGAAAATCATCCGGAGAATGTCGCGGCTTGACGTGAGGGAGGGACCGTCGATCTCCCGAAGCGGGCGGTAGACGCTCACTGCGCCGCCGGAACGGTCGTTGGTCGTTTCCAGCGCCCGTTTGGAGTGCAGCAGGACGTTGTCGCTGCCCGATGCGATCCCGACCGAGAGGGTCGAGTTGAGGATGATTCCCCGTTCGGACGTGTGGAAATAGCGGACGACCGAGGTCATGTTTCCGGCGAGTTCGGCCGCGTAATCGGTATGTTCTCCCTCGAAGAGGAGGCAGAATTCATCCGTCGCAGTGCGGAAAAACTCCCCTTTGGGCTCGAAGACCAGACTTTCGAGCAGGCGGGAGAGTTCGCTCAGGTACTCGTTGGCGTACTCTTCCCCGACGAACGAAATGATGTTGTTAAAATGGTTCACCCGAAGGCGCATCAAGGTTACGGCAGAGGCGTCGTGATCGCCAATCCGTTCGGTGAGGGCGGGAAAAAGGTTCCAGCCCGTGATCGGGTCGAACGCCGATTCGGCGGGTGAATCGGCCACGTTTTCCAGGGAAAAAACCTTTTCGAGGGTGCTGAAAAGTTTGGGCATTGCCAGCGGTTTGAGAAGGTATCCCTGAACGTTCTGGGCGATCGCTTCGGCCATGAAATTCGCTTCGTCGTGGGCCGAGAGGATGACGACAGGCTGGGAGGGGGAGAGGGCACGGATTTCGCGGATGAGACGAAGGCCGCCGAGTTTGGGCAGCTCGAGGTCGGTGACGACGAGGGTGAAAGGGTCGGACGCTTTAAAACGGTCGTAAAAGAGGGCGAGTGCTTCTTCTCCGTCCGAGGCGATGACGTATTCGCGGAAAAAGACCCGCAGTATGCGGCTCAGCGATTCGGCAATTTCGGGGTCGTCGTCGATGATGAGAACCGAACGCGATTCCGCACCTTCTTTGAGCCGCTGGATCGAATTAGCCAAGTTCGCCCTTTTTCATAATGTACCCGAATCCCCTCATGTTTTCGATCAGCTCTTCTTTGAGCTTCTGGCGGACGCGGTTGACGAGGGACCGGATGGTGGAAGCTTCGGCATCCTCGCCGTCCCAGATGAACGAGCGGATGCTCTCATCGGTCATCACCTGCCCGAGATTGCTGACGAAAA
The DNA window shown above is from Campylobacterota bacterium and carries:
- a CDS encoding HAMP domain-containing sensor histidine kinase, with translation MNDSKPALLRLQTHSALFVPTPSMLAAFRIVDLTLEELSMSTEDAVGLIVETPRIDAALLNVVRSLKARHGAFSVCLITPDEDEEAFWPLAVLTHTVRFTPDHFTLRYDAVMGELEKLFLSLWGNKRYTNALKMRSRRSGLVDSLGMVAHQWRQPINLISMEAINLMIQTGIEENIKSVSVAKSAQIVSDQAQRMSDILKSVLSLGKVHRAKELFSIRELFERIASLWSEQLKQHDIELLIPHPAQDAQIYGYQTDLEEVLINLVANAKDAYTGSRTTGRRFISLETRSDQSHIYLSVRDEAGGVPEPLREQIFQPDFSTKNKEEGFGIGLHVARLIIEQEFKGSLELAVGPKGSSFIATLPRNDLCSLRFID
- a CDS encoding EAL domain-containing protein, translating into MANSIQRLKEGAESRSVLIIDDDPEIAESLSRILRVFFREYVIASDGEEALALFYDRFKASDPFTLVVTDLELPKLGGLRLIREIRALSPSQPVVILSAHDEANFMAEAIAQNVQGYLLKPLAMPKLFSTLEKVFSLENVADSPAESAFDPITGWNLFPALTERIGDHDASAVTLMRLRVNHFNNIISFVGEEYANEYLSELSRLLESLVFEPKGEFFRTATDEFCLLFEGEHTDYAAELAGNMTSVVRYFHTSERGIILNSTLSVGIASGSDNVLLHSKRALETTNDRSGGAVSVYRPLREIDGPSLTSSRDILRMIFNALVHEDIVPLFQPIVDARTLQPAMYQSLIRIRKDGQLYGPDTFLNLAISMGQMVMITRSMIRNTLQLYPSLDQGSLVVINLSSNDLSDEGLVAYIRFWTERFGIAPANIAFQLINGIETLYDETPASTVSELQREGYKIILNHFGAGEFDLPLLLSLKPDYMNFHPKVTEKLAHDEGIGHIIASMVEIVHLVGSKAIAKNISDPAHIALLNAARIDYIQGYAVGDPFEVPHE
- a CDS encoding HD domain-containing phosphohydrolase, which translates into the protein MSYVLNLREVTYALSEALDYVGIDDTMHGKRVAFMAAEIGKRLGWPTERIDDLIVAGMMHDCGVSSTDVHDHLVSELDWDNSQAHCIRGSALLEKVGIYRSYASAIFYHHTHWDELPPTLDRLTMENANLIYLVDRVDALRVQIGDADAHQRARIGEIIRKYAGKMFSPELVDAYTFCAQADSFWFYLESEALGGYLHEWLENGTPEEVPFESIKAIAMLFADVVDAKSTFTTEHSYGVASLGRYIAEGLALGREVEEKVELAALLHDLGKLRVADAILNKQGPLNEDERLKMNRHGFDSHMILRKIKGMNDIARIASLHHEYLNASGYPYHLSADQIPLEARVLAVADIFQALIQDRPYRSGLDARSALEILRQMVLEGRLDSRIVAFVEADLQRCHEHAKKKIEL